The Mesobacillus jeotgali genome window below encodes:
- a CDS encoding AbrB family transcriptional regulator gives MKKNLRAKSFISAFWIALTGGLIFSSLSIPVPWLLGPMSAILIADRYKGLTLYWPRALRDSALVLIGYSIGLSFTRSSVQNIAENLPAMLIMTVILVSSAALISKVISKLSKVDYPTVLTGSIPGGLSQMIIFAEEMKGIDITTVTFLQVSRLLMIVFVVPFIIFGPVFNFSHTANNGLAGSDQFVSDPINSLSFLIVCILGVIIAKKLQLPTPFLLGPILGTGILSYAGFTGPALPSSVMDASQLMIGGYIGMLLKPEKLERKSITITLALLSGFLLVMESLMLSFLLSDALNINIVTSFLSLAPGGMDQMGIIAHEVNADLSIVSGFQLFRLFFIYFAVPPILRWYFKRKINNKMDSL, from the coding sequence CTTACGTGCAAAATCATTTATTTCGGCTTTCTGGATCGCTTTAACTGGCGGCCTGATCTTTTCATCCCTGTCAATTCCCGTTCCCTGGCTCCTCGGGCCGATGTCGGCAATTTTGATTGCTGACCGCTATAAAGGCTTAACACTCTACTGGCCAAGAGCTTTAAGGGATTCAGCATTGGTTCTGATCGGATACTCGATCGGTCTTTCCTTTACTCGTTCATCAGTACAGAATATCGCAGAAAACCTTCCGGCCATGTTGATAATGACTGTGATTCTGGTGAGTTCTGCTGCTTTGATCTCTAAAGTGATATCAAAGCTATCCAAAGTTGACTATCCTACTGTATTGACCGGCAGCATCCCAGGCGGGCTGTCACAAATGATCATATTTGCTGAAGAAATGAAGGGGATTGATATCACAACGGTTACCTTCCTTCAGGTCTCCAGATTATTGATGATTGTTTTTGTCGTCCCTTTTATCATATTCGGTCCTGTGTTCAATTTCAGCCATACAGCGAATAATGGATTGGCAGGCTCAGACCAATTTGTTTCAGATCCAATCAATTCTTTATCTTTTTTAATAGTATGTATCCTTGGAGTGATAATCGCTAAAAAGCTGCAGCTGCCTACTCCATTTTTACTCGGGCCAATATTAGGAACAGGCATTTTGTCTTATGCTGGATTTACTGGCCCAGCCTTGCCGTCATCGGTAATGGATGCATCACAGCTGATGATCGGCGGGTATATTGGCATGCTGTTAAAACCTGAGAAATTAGAGAGGAAATCAATAACGATCACCCTCGCATTATTGAGTGGTTTCTTGCTTGTGATGGAATCACTAATGTTAAGTTTCTTATTATCAGACGCTTTAAACATCAATATAGTTACAAGCTTTCTCAGCCTTGCGCCAGGCGGAATGGATCAGATGGGGATCATTGCACATGAGGTCAATGCTGATTTATCAATAGTTTCAGGCTTTCAGCTGTTCAGGCTATTCTTCATCTATTTTGCAGTCCCCCCGATTTTGAGATGGTATTTCAAAAGAAAAATAAACAATAAAATGGATTCTCTATAA
- a CDS encoding DUF3231 family protein, with protein MEDKTKIRLTSAEMSSMWTQYINDSVSICVLSYFMNNIDDNKIKEIVEFGIGASQKNISILKEIFDREDFPCPVGFTKKDVNIHAPRLFSDTFVMMYLRHMSILGMAANSAAIGLGTRPDVISFHKSVLKSAVGLQDLTRELMLEQGTYIRPPFISVPDKVDFVEKQKFLSGLKSRRRSLTSVEMTHLFMNIQTNQIGKALIMGFIQVAQNKEVKEYLQRGKKIAQKHVDLFSDILKNNDIPAPMFWDAAVTDSTTQVFSDKLILFHVSAMIAAGIGNYGAAMAASPRKDIGVKYASLIPEIALYAEDGANIMIKNSWLEEPPMADDRDQLSGLK; from the coding sequence ATGGAGGACAAGACTAAAATACGCCTAACTTCGGCAGAGATGTCCAGTATGTGGACGCAATATATAAATGATTCAGTATCCATTTGTGTATTAAGTTATTTTATGAACAACATAGACGACAATAAAATAAAAGAAATCGTTGAGTTTGGGATTGGAGCTTCACAAAAAAACATTTCTATTTTAAAGGAGATATTCGATCGTGAAGATTTTCCGTGCCCCGTTGGTTTCACTAAGAAAGATGTGAATATACACGCTCCCCGACTGTTCTCTGATACATTTGTCATGATGTATTTAAGGCATATGTCAATTCTCGGAATGGCAGCAAATAGTGCAGCAATTGGCCTGGGAACTCGCCCTGATGTTATATCATTTCATAAAAGTGTTCTGAAATCTGCAGTCGGGCTGCAGGATTTGACGAGGGAGTTAATGCTGGAGCAAGGGACTTATATTAGGCCTCCTTTCATATCAGTGCCGGATAAGGTGGATTTTGTTGAGAAACAAAAGTTCCTGTCAGGACTTAAAAGCAGGAGACGTTCACTAACATCAGTAGAAATGACTCATTTATTTATGAATATACAAACAAACCAAATCGGGAAAGCACTAATCATGGGATTTATACAAGTGGCACAGAACAAAGAGGTCAAGGAGTATTTGCAGAGAGGGAAGAAAATCGCTCAAAAACATGTCGATTTATTCAGTGATATCCTAAAGAATAATGATATCCCTGCTCCAATGTTTTGGGATGCTGCCGTAACAGATAGTACAACGCAGGTTTTTTCAGACAAGCTGATTTTATTCCATGTTTCAGCGATGATTGCCGCAGGGATTGGTAACTATGGAGCCGCCATGGCCGCAAGTCCGCGAAAGGATATAGGGGTGAAATATGCTTCCCTGATTCCAGAAATAGCTTTGTATGCGGAGGACGGCGCTAATATCATGATCAAAAATTCCTGGCTTGAAGAGCCTCCAATGGCGGACGATAGAGACCAGCTGTCAGGGTTGAAATAA
- a CDS encoding sensor domain-containing diguanylate cyclase, whose product MSKLGAIILLIIAAVGLSLTANLIRFHVSAFLNQLIFSVATLILVELSVYFYGSNHLHWSILLFITTAGYSFKLIGGIIGAIFSIFLVYLQTEGIPLVLLPVYLLIGSGAGYLSQYLLNKKKNHHRWLNMLMEQSKHLQVFREVSTTMQRTLQQDLLLKVILTSVTAGHGLGFNRAMIFLASNESKSLKGIVGVGPMDVKKGYEVWEKISEDRLKLSDLIEHNFDSNFTDPELNALLHSLEIPIDEHNVFGLALSSQKPVIVRGIEKEDSSQVLIYDLFQTEEFAVIPLINQGKNIGILFIDNIVNKKPITLMDTENILPLANQAAIALDHANLYEQIEEMALRDGLTGLLNQRAFQTILNEHFPSKGNRAAPLSLIILDIDFFKVFNDKNGHLLGNEVLMKLARVIVESIRPGDYSFRFGGEEFVVLLPDTDLEQAEITAETIRLNVERTSFPGEKTQPNGTLTVSVGTACTDHRDIHSENELIEAADQALYKAKNAGKNTVISFKEFVSID is encoded by the coding sequence GTGAGCAAGCTGGGTGCCATCATTTTATTAATCATTGCTGCTGTTGGGCTATCACTGACAGCAAATTTAATCAGATTTCATGTAAGCGCTTTTCTGAATCAATTGATCTTCTCTGTTGCAACATTGATCCTTGTTGAGCTTTCAGTTTATTTTTATGGAAGCAATCATTTACATTGGAGTATTTTATTATTTATCACTACAGCGGGCTATTCTTTTAAATTAATTGGTGGTATCATTGGAGCCATTTTCAGCATATTTCTTGTTTATTTACAGACAGAAGGAATCCCTTTGGTTCTTCTGCCGGTATATTTGCTAATCGGGTCTGGTGCAGGCTATTTATCACAGTATTTACTGAATAAGAAAAAAAATCACCATCGCTGGCTGAACATGCTTATGGAACAATCAAAACATCTACAAGTCTTTCGCGAAGTAAGTACTACGATGCAGCGCACGCTGCAGCAGGATCTGCTTTTGAAAGTAATCTTGACATCGGTTACCGCTGGTCATGGTCTGGGTTTTAACAGAGCGATGATTTTCCTTGCTTCCAATGAGTCAAAGTCGCTGAAAGGCATAGTGGGCGTAGGGCCAATGGATGTGAAGAAAGGTTATGAAGTATGGGAAAAAATTTCTGAAGACAGGCTCAAACTCAGCGACTTGATCGAACATAATTTTGACAGCAATTTCACTGATCCGGAACTGAATGCTCTATTGCATTCGTTGGAAATCCCGATTGATGAACATAATGTCTTTGGATTAGCGTTATCAAGCCAAAAACCAGTAATTGTCAGAGGCATCGAGAAAGAGGATTCTTCACAGGTTTTAATTTATGATTTGTTCCAAACTGAGGAGTTTGCGGTTATTCCACTCATTAACCAGGGAAAAAATATTGGAATCCTTTTCATTGATAATATTGTAAATAAGAAACCTATCACACTGATGGATACAGAGAATATCCTGCCTTTAGCGAACCAGGCGGCAATTGCCCTTGATCATGCCAATCTCTATGAGCAGATTGAGGAAATGGCTTTACGGGACGGTTTGACAGGTCTTCTAAACCAACGGGCATTCCAGACAATACTTAATGAACACTTCCCTTCTAAAGGAAATAGAGCTGCTCCCCTTTCGCTTATCATCTTGGATATCGATTTCTTTAAGGTTTTCAATGATAAAAATGGCCATCTGCTCGGAAATGAAGTATTAATGAAGTTGGCGAGAGTCATTGTGGAGTCAATAAGACCCGGAGATTATTCCTTCCGTTTTGGCGGAGAAGAATTTGTTGTTCTTCTGCCTGATACCGATCTGGAACAAGCTGAGATAACAGCCGAAACAATTCGTTTAAATGTTGAAAGGACAAGCTTTCCCGGTGAAAAAACACAGCCAAATGGCACTTTAACTGTGAGTGTTGGAACGGCTTGTACTGACCATAGGGACATACACAGTGAAAATGAGTTAATAGAAGCTGCCGACCAGGCCCTTTACAAAGCTAAAAACGCAGGCAAAAATACTGTAATTTCTTTTAAGGAGTTCGTTAGCATTGATTGA
- a CDS encoding CsbD family protein produces MNDKQTKGAFDQVKGEAKKQFGKLTDNESMEAEGRLDKGKGKLKETAGDMKEEVSRAFNDSSRD; encoded by the coding sequence ATGAATGACAAACAAACAAAAGGCGCATTTGACCAGGTTAAAGGTGAAGCTAAAAAGCAATTCGGGAAGCTTACCGACAATGAATCAATGGAAGCTGAAGGCCGCCTTGATAAAGGAAAAGGAAAACTGAAAGAAACAGCTGGAGATATGAAAGAAGAAGTATCTCGTGCCTTTAACGACTCTTCCAGAGATTAA
- the pssA gene encoding CDP-diacylglycerol--serine O-phosphatidyltransferase, which yields MRFTKMIPNMFTLGNLYCGFLSIGFAANGQFNNAAILILIGMMLDSMDGRLARMLKADSQLGKELDSLADIVTFGVAPSFLVYYTYFYQFGLWGLMVAGLFPLFGAYRLARFNISTDKSSLNYFIGVPITAAGGIMAILTLFGDLIPNIVTTVVFTALSFLMVSRIRIPSFKEVPLPKYGTIVTIFLGSLLFVIWKGTYSQFPYLIYIATPLYVAYLAYRFVKGKNKNNID from the coding sequence ATGCGGTTTACAAAAATGATCCCCAATATGTTCACACTTGGGAATCTATATTGTGGTTTTTTATCAATCGGGTTTGCGGCTAATGGCCAATTTAACAATGCAGCTATTTTAATATTGATCGGAATGATGCTGGACAGCATGGACGGAAGACTGGCGAGAATGTTGAAAGCAGACAGCCAGCTTGGCAAGGAACTCGACTCCCTTGCGGATATTGTTACATTTGGTGTAGCACCTTCTTTTCTCGTTTATTATACATATTTTTATCAATTTGGATTGTGGGGCTTGATGGTAGCAGGTCTTTTTCCGTTATTCGGCGCTTATCGACTGGCAAGGTTCAACATCAGTACTGATAAATCATCTCTTAATTACTTTATTGGAGTCCCTATAACAGCAGCAGGCGGAATCATGGCCATCCTTACCTTATTTGGAGACTTGATTCCCAACATCGTCACTACTGTTGTCTTTACAGCGCTAAGCTTTCTCATGGTCAGCAGGATCAGGATTCCAAGCTTCAAAGAAGTACCACTTCCGAAGTATGGAACAATTGTAACAATATTTCTTGGTTCTTTGCTGTTCGTCATCTGGAAAGGCACCTACAGTCAGTTCCCATACTTGATTTATATTGCAACACCTTTGTATGTCGCCTATTTAGCCTATCGTTTTGTGAAGGGTAAAAATAAGAATAATATTGATTAG
- a CDS encoding DUF2062 domain-containing protein: MINKNLRRLKFLLIKLLRIKENAHNVSLGFTLGFLIHFIPSFGLGPVISTVSAKLFKGNPVAGFISGVALIWLFPFLFYLNVVVGETLFPYGIFPSAAGMPSHGLDAGIHLGAVFFMGMIINIILFGMFVYYLIYTIMRKYRLNFLSLVKKWDIKK; the protein is encoded by the coding sequence ATGATCAATAAAAACTTGCGCAGGTTAAAATTCCTTCTTATAAAATTATTGAGAATCAAAGAAAATGCACATAATGTGAGCTTAGGGTTTACTCTTGGGTTTTTAATCCACTTTATCCCATCTTTCGGCTTGGGGCCTGTGATTTCGACCGTTAGTGCAAAACTCTTTAAAGGAAATCCGGTAGCTGGTTTCATAAGCGGTGTCGCACTTATCTGGCTTTTCCCATTCTTATTTTATTTGAATGTAGTTGTTGGTGAAACCCTGTTTCCTTATGGGATCTTCCCTTCTGCAGCGGGTATGCCTTCCCATGGTTTAGATGCCGGAATTCATTTAGGGGCTGTCTTTTTCATGGGTATGATCATTAATATCATTCTTTTTGGGATGTTCGTTTACTATCTCATTTATACAATCATGAGGAAATACCGCCTAAACTTCCTGTCTTTAGTAAAGAAATGGGATATTAAAAAATAA
- a CDS encoding alpha-glucosidase, whose protein sequence is MKKHWWKESVIYQIYPRSFMDSNGDGIGDIPGIISKLDYLKDLGVDVIWLSPVYKSPNDDNGYDISDYREIMDDFGTMEDWELLLKEMHDRGLKLIMDLVVNHSSDEHHWFVESRKSKDNPYRDYYIWRPGKDGKEPNNWKSTFSGSAWQYDENTDEYFLHIFSKKQPDLNWENPKLRQEIYDMMKFWLDKGIDGFRMDVINFISKVDGLPDAPNPDGKKYVSGSKYFMNGPKIHDFLQEMHREALADYNVMTVGEMPGVNVEQAKLYTDESRNEVNMVFQFEHVDLDSGPGGKWDLKPLRLTDLKNNFTKWQTGLEDIGWNSLYLNNHDQPRMVSRFGDDQQYRVESAKMLATFLHMLKGTPYIYQGEEIGMTNVRFDSIADYKDIETLNMYNEKVKQNGEDPKKVMESIYVKGRDNARTPFQWDDTENGGFTTGTPWIQVNPNYKEINAKQAVEDENSIYHYYRKLIQHRKEQPVIVDGRYDILVPEDENIYVYTRTLESQKLLVLLNFTNEEQAFEVPLNLQGKKNEILISNYKTSEGYGSQVSLRPYEAIVYLIEE, encoded by the coding sequence TTGAAAAAGCATTGGTGGAAGGAATCAGTCATTTATCAGATTTACCCTAGAAGCTTTATGGATTCCAATGGAGATGGGATAGGAGATATCCCTGGCATTATTTCAAAACTTGACTATTTAAAAGACCTGGGAGTAGATGTTATCTGGCTTTCTCCAGTATATAAATCTCCTAATGATGATAATGGATATGATATCAGTGATTATCGCGAAATCATGGATGATTTCGGAACGATGGAAGACTGGGAGCTTTTATTAAAAGAGATGCATGACAGAGGACTGAAACTGATTATGGACCTGGTTGTTAACCATAGCTCGGATGAACACCATTGGTTCGTAGAATCTAGAAAGTCTAAAGACAATCCTTATCGAGACTATTATATTTGGAGACCTGGGAAGGATGGAAAGGAGCCAAATAACTGGAAATCTACATTTAGTGGTTCTGCCTGGCAGTACGATGAAAATACAGATGAGTATTTCCTGCATATCTTCAGTAAGAAACAGCCTGATTTAAACTGGGAAAACCCAAAACTTCGCCAGGAAATTTACGATATGATGAAATTCTGGCTGGACAAAGGCATTGATGGATTCAGGATGGATGTCATCAATTTCATTTCAAAAGTAGATGGCCTTCCTGATGCACCTAATCCTGATGGGAAAAAGTATGTTTCGGGCAGCAAATACTTTATGAACGGACCGAAAATACATGACTTCCTTCAGGAAATGCACAGAGAAGCTCTTGCTGATTATAACGTAATGACAGTAGGCGAAATGCCTGGGGTTAATGTAGAGCAGGCTAAGCTATACACCGATGAATCCAGAAATGAAGTGAACATGGTTTTTCAATTCGAGCATGTGGATCTGGATTCCGGCCCTGGCGGTAAATGGGACCTGAAGCCGCTGAGGCTTACAGATTTAAAGAATAATTTTACAAAATGGCAAACAGGTCTAGAGGATATAGGTTGGAACAGCCTTTATTTGAACAATCACGATCAGCCAAGGATGGTTTCAAGATTTGGCGATGATCAGCAATACCGGGTAGAGTCAGCAAAGATGCTGGCTACATTCCTCCATATGCTAAAAGGAACACCATACATTTATCAGGGCGAAGAGATTGGGATGACAAACGTCCGATTTGATTCTATTGCTGATTACAAAGATATTGAAACCCTTAATATGTATAACGAAAAAGTGAAACAAAATGGGGAGGATCCTAAGAAGGTAATGGAGTCCATCTATGTAAAAGGACGGGACAATGCCCGTACTCCTTTCCAGTGGGATGATACTGAGAATGGAGGGTTTACGACCGGCACCCCATGGATCCAGGTAAATCCAAACTATAAAGAGATTAATGCGAAGCAGGCAGTTGAAGATGAAAATTCCATTTATCACTATTATCGGAAATTAATCCAGCATAGGAAAGAGCAACCGGTTATTGTCGATGGCAGATATGATATCCTGGTGCCTGAGGACGAGAATATCTATGTTTATACTAGAACTCTCGAGTCTCAAAAATTACTTGTTCTTTTGAATTTCACGAATGAAGAGCAGGCCTTTGAAGTTCCTTTAAATCTGCAAGGAAAGAAGAATGAAATACTGATCTCAAATTATAAAACAAGTGAAGGATACGGCTCTCAAGTATCTTTAAGGCCGTACGAAGCAATTGTATATCTGATTGAGGAATAA
- a CDS encoding LacI family DNA-binding transcriptional regulator, with protein MSYTIKDVAKHANVSIATVSRVLNGLSGYSKATEEKVLQAIKELEYQPNAIARGLISKKSNTVGILFPEVSSQFSAKILRGVEEAVHRLGSSVIVCNTASHGQRTMKYLQLLSEKRVDGILFVSESITEEFYKTLDSMKIPVVLISTESYQYPFPFVKVDDKHAAFTATDYLVRMGHSKIGMLGGNKEDLIAGQPRIDGYKQALAQSGLPINEQSIIHSLGFSFKDGFTGLPKLLEQSSDLTAIFAASDALALGAISAAYKLGVKIPDELSIIGYDNLPIAEMAIPPLTTVAQPLEEMGMVATEMLFSMMEQGRRVESRILPHCVIERESVKEIKPI; from the coding sequence ATGAGCTATACAATTAAAGACGTAGCAAAACATGCAAATGTCTCGATTGCTACCGTATCAAGGGTCCTCAATGGACTGAGCGGCTATTCAAAAGCAACTGAAGAAAAAGTCCTTCAAGCGATTAAAGAGCTTGAATATCAGCCCAACGCAATCGCCCGCGGGTTAATCAGTAAGAAATCCAATACGGTTGGAATTTTATTTCCTGAAGTGTCGAGCCAATTTTCAGCAAAGATCTTGCGGGGCGTGGAAGAAGCGGTCCATCGTCTTGGTTCGAGTGTAATTGTCTGCAATACGGCATCACATGGACAGAGAACAATGAAATATTTACAGCTCTTATCCGAAAAAAGGGTGGACGGGATTCTGTTTGTCAGTGAAAGCATCACAGAAGAGTTTTATAAAACTCTTGATTCGATGAAAATACCAGTTGTGCTTATCTCAACTGAATCTTATCAATATCCTTTCCCTTTCGTGAAGGTCGATGACAAGCACGCAGCTTTCACTGCCACTGATTATTTAGTAAGAATGGGGCATAGTAAAATCGGGATGCTGGGCGGAAATAAAGAAGATCTCATAGCCGGCCAGCCGAGAATAGATGGTTATAAGCAAGCGTTGGCACAAAGTGGACTTCCTATAAATGAGCAAAGCATCATCCATTCACTAGGGTTTTCGTTTAAAGATGGTTTTACAGGCCTGCCCAAACTCCTTGAACAGTCCTCCGATTTGACTGCAATCTTCGCTGCAAGCGATGCATTGGCTCTGGGCGCCATATCTGCTGCATATAAACTTGGTGTTAAAATACCGGATGAACTTTCTATTATTGGCTATGATAATCTGCCGATCGCTGAAATGGCGATACCGCCACTTACTACCGTAGCACAGCCTTTGGAAGAAATGGGGATGGTCGCAACAGAAATGCTTTTTTCGATGATGGAACAGGGCAGAAGGGTTGAAAGTCGGATCCTGCCACACTGTGTGATTGAGCGGGAAAGCGTAAAAGAAATAAAACCCATATGA
- a CDS encoding histidine phosphatase family protein translates to MKIGLLRHFKVTLGYPNKLVTSQELLNWQKEYDQSRVEEVEIHHQNEKWLKCYSSDLERAKLTASKAFEGDIIFMEDLREMTLYPVIHTEIRLPLWLHVTLIRIAWFLGHKSQKESKQEVITRINKVLDQAMVHGEDILIVGHGGIMMFMRKELMKRGFSGPKFNRAENARVYIFSKDNHNS, encoded by the coding sequence ATGAAAATTGGATTGTTACGGCATTTTAAAGTGACATTAGGGTATCCAAATAAGCTCGTCACTTCCCAGGAGCTTCTGAATTGGCAAAAGGAATATGATCAATCCCGAGTGGAGGAAGTTGAAATACATCATCAGAATGAAAAGTGGCTTAAATGTTACTCAAGTGATTTGGAAAGAGCTAAATTAACTGCATCCAAAGCGTTTGAAGGAGATATCATTTTCATGGAGGACCTGCGGGAGATGACGCTTTATCCTGTCATTCATACTGAAATTCGTCTGCCCCTCTGGCTTCATGTCACATTAATTAGGATAGCCTGGTTTTTGGGACATAAATCACAAAAGGAAAGTAAACAAGAAGTTATCACGAGAATCAACAAGGTTCTTGATCAAGCAATGGTTCACGGTGAAGACATTCTGATAGTTGGCCACGGAGGAATCATGATGTTCATGAGGAAGGAGTTAATGAAGAGAGGGTTTTCAGGCCCTAAATTTAATAGAGCCGAAAACGCAAGAGTGTATATCTTTAGCAAAGATAACCACAACAGTTAA
- a CDS encoding GNAT family protein: MEIKDIYGNLPGLETERLVLRKISYEDIDDIHTYASNPEVSKYVFWEAHETRVATEDYVKMILTLYAEGKIAPWGIHYKEDNKLIGTVDFVSWSTQHKTAEIGYALSKNYWGRGIATEAVKELIRFGMSEMDLVRIQAKSLVANIGSERVMEKAGMTFEGILRKFIYVKGAHYDVKMYAIIKEDVQS; the protein is encoded by the coding sequence GTGGAAATAAAAGATATTTACGGCAATTTACCAGGGCTTGAAACGGAGCGTCTGGTCTTAAGAAAAATCAGTTATGAGGATATTGACGATATACATACATATGCTTCCAACCCTGAAGTATCGAAATATGTTTTCTGGGAGGCGCATGAAACAAGAGTGGCGACTGAAGACTATGTAAAGATGATTCTAACTCTTTATGCAGAGGGGAAAATTGCTCCATGGGGCATTCACTATAAGGAGGATAACAAACTGATCGGCACGGTAGACTTTGTTTCCTGGTCGACGCAGCATAAGACTGCAGAAATTGGTTATGCTCTGTCCAAGAATTATTGGGGAAGAGGAATTGCTACTGAAGCAGTTAAAGAACTGATCCGGTTTGGAATGAGTGAAATGGATCTAGTCAGGATACAGGCCAAAAGCCTTGTAGCCAATATAGGTTCTGAGCGTGTAATGGAAAAGGCTGGAATGACATTCGAAGGCATCTTAAGGAAGTTCATTTATGTGAAAGGCGCCCATTATGACGTGAAAATGTACGCAATCATAAAAGAAGACGTTCAAAGTTGA
- a CDS encoding DUF4023 domain-containing protein: protein MENTNEFVQKLHDKQRKDEQNRKRQGKDNPSDKLPNKQH, encoded by the coding sequence ATGGAGAATACCAACGAATTTGTTCAGAAACTTCATGATAAACAAAGGAAAGACGAACAGAATAGAAAGCGTCAGGGAAAAGATAACCCAAGTGACAAGCTTCCAAATAAGCAGCATTAA
- a CDS encoding DEAD/DEAH box helicase — protein sequence MNQFRSLGISELLAETLNQQGISNPTPIQEKAIPLLLDGNDVIAQSQTGTGKTFAFVLPILEKIDINQSNIQALIVTPTRELALQITHEIKKLIEGIEGMNVLAVYGGQDVESQLKKLKKNIHIVIGTPGRLLDHIRRETVDFSNAAFLVLDEADQMLHIGFLNEVEEIIKQTPKTRQTLLFSATMPDEIKRLAKKHMFKPEYIQVQKNQAPLENIKQIAISTTDRAKQNDLIESLRLYQPFLGVIFCRTKRRVSKLNDALKSNHFNCDELHGDLSQAKREQVMKKFREAKIQYLIATDVAARGLDVEGVTHVFNYDIPLDTESYIHRIGRTGRAGSEGLALTFYSPKDRPLLDQIETELNLRIEKKNMGNAKRSDSQTDDDRTGKKSKQRSGDYKGKNTRSRRRDDHNPERDHRGEKISKDPGSRRRSEDRREARYDGPGRREREQPSSRRERRNHTEGQQSSLSRSGGRMSDEKARRSTGERPTRERQGRERQSSSSPGGRTARRGGSSSRRSR from the coding sequence TTGAATCAGTTTAGATCACTAGGCATATCAGAACTACTTGCAGAAACACTTAACCAGCAGGGAATTTCCAATCCAACACCAATACAGGAAAAAGCAATACCGCTATTGCTCGATGGCAACGATGTTATTGCACAATCCCAGACGGGTACCGGAAAAACCTTTGCTTTTGTTCTGCCTATACTGGAAAAAATCGATATTAACCAATCTAATATACAGGCCCTGATTGTAACTCCTACTAGAGAGCTTGCATTGCAAATTACACATGAAATCAAAAAACTGATTGAGGGAATAGAAGGAATGAATGTGCTTGCTGTATATGGCGGGCAGGATGTAGAATCACAGCTTAAAAAGCTTAAGAAGAATATTCATATTGTCATCGGTACTCCCGGCAGATTGCTTGACCATATCCGCAGGGAAACGGTTGATTTTTCAAATGCAGCTTTTCTTGTACTGGATGAGGCTGACCAAATGCTTCACATTGGTTTCCTGAATGAGGTTGAAGAAATCATCAAGCAGACCCCTAAAACTAGGCAAACCTTACTTTTTTCAGCGACAATGCCGGATGAAATCAAACGGTTAGCAAAAAAACATATGTTCAAACCAGAATATATCCAGGTTCAGAAAAACCAGGCCCCGCTGGAAAATATTAAACAAATTGCCATTAGTACAACTGACCGGGCAAAACAGAATGATCTAATCGAATCACTTAGATTATATCAGCCTTTTTTAGGCGTGATTTTTTGCCGTACGAAAAGAAGGGTTAGCAAGTTGAATGACGCTCTGAAATCGAACCATTTTAATTGTGACGAGCTTCATGGGGACCTTTCACAGGCAAAAAGGGAACAGGTGATGAAAAAGTTCCGTGAAGCTAAGATCCAGTACCTGATCGCAACAGATGTTGCGGCAAGGGGGCTTGATGTTGAAGGTGTAACACATGTGTTTAATTATGACATTCCCCTGGATACTGAGAGCTATATCCATCGAATCGGGCGAACCGGCAGGGCCGGCAGTGAAGGGCTTGCTTTAACATTTTATTCGCCAAAGGATAGGCCCTTGTTGGACCAAATCGAAACAGAGCTCAACTTAAGAATTGAAAAGAAAAACATGGGGAACGCCAAGAGAAGTGATTCCCAAACGGATGATGATCGTACCGGCAAAAAAAGTAAACAGAGATCGGGTGATTATAAGGGTAAGAATACTCGGTCAAGAAGACGGGATGATCACAACCCTGAAAGGGATCACCGGGGTGAAAAAATAAGTAAAGATCCAGGTTCGAGAAGAAGGTCGGAAGATAGACGCGAAGCTCGATATGATGGTCCAGGCCGAAGAGAGAGGGAGCAGCCTTCATCAAGACGTGAACGTAGAAACCATACTGAAGGGCAGCAATCTAGTCTTTCTCGTTCAGGTGGAAGGATGAGTGATGAAAAAGCAAGAAGAAGTACTGGAGAAAGACCTACCCGGGAAAGACAGGGCAGAGAGCGACAGAGTTCCAGCTCTCCAGGAGGCCGAACAGCCAGAAGAGGCGGTTCAAGCAGCCGCAGAAGCAGGTAG